The sequence below is a genomic window from Haematobia irritans isolate KBUSLIRL chromosome 3, ASM5000362v1, whole genome shotgun sequence.
AGGTACAAGTGGAAGTCTACGAGAAATAACTTAAAAGAAAATGAATTCGTCATTGTGAAAGACGACCATTTACCAGCAACTGAATGGCGTTTAGGTCGTATCACCAAAGTCTTCTACGGCAAGGATAATAATGTTCGGGTTGCCGAGATTAAGACTCAAAACGGGATAATCACGCGTCCGATCGTAAAGCTTTGCGTATTACCGTCACAACATACTAATGTAAATCCTCAATCCGATGTAAAAACTGATAAATCCCCTCTTGTCTCTGATCACAACTTAGAAATTTAATTACTTAttgcatatacttgtttctttctcTTTTCTTCTTTTCTCTATTTCTCACTAGAATAATGGAACGACGTGGAAGATGCCAATTGTGTCAACAGAATCACCTTTTCAAGAGGTGCCCAGAATTCCGGTGGATGCTCCCAGAAGAACGACGAGAGGCTGCCAAGAAGTCGCAAGTCTGCCTCAATTGTTTCACCGATTGGCATAAACGAGCTGAGTGCACATCTGAGAATCGGTGCAGTGTGTGTGGTCGTCGTCACCATACTATGATTCATCGGGACGAAATTAACGCCAGTTCATCCACCCTAGAAGAGCTCCCACAGAATCCCACAGCGCAAGACCTTAAAGGGTATACAATAGAGGCCATTACCAAACACTCTGCCCAGGGTGTTATAAGCTTCCATGAAGTCGCCCAAGCCTACCGACAGACTGCTAATGTGGGGTCAACTCCTAGATCGGAGGAAGCCCGTGCTCAGGTGGAGAGAGTACAAGGGGTTGCCACTCAAACATCCTATTTACTACGGCGAATTACGGAGTACCGTCCAGCAATAAAACCACATGGAGAAAACTGCGTGGCCATCGCTCCTGTCATTCTGTGCGACATACAAGCCAAGAAGAAAGCTCTAACAGTGACGTTGGTTCTCAACCCCAGAGTAAAAATCTCCCACATCCGCTACGACGTTGTCGAAGACCTACCCTACCGTGCTAAATGGGTAAAGAACGTATCATATGGGGTCTTCCAGATTAAGACGAAACATGGCAAATCTTGGCTACAGGATCTGGCGATCGTGGACAAGATCCAGATGTCCACTCCCAGCCCAGTCGATCATCAACTACTACCTTTTCTTTTGGAATCTCACGGTGTTCACCGTGGTATGTGGGCACACCCTATGCCCCACGATTTTGGAGTAATCCATGGAGTTATCGGCCGTGATCTCTACTCGAAGGTGCTTAAAGGCTTAAGAGCGCCTTTGGACTACTATCCAAACGTAAAGGTCCAAAACACAGAGTTTGGTGTTGTCATCGAAGGGTGCATCTGCGATTCGCGTCAACATTGAGGCGGGGAATATGTTGAATCCAACATTCAACAAGCCGTGAGATCATtccatttattttctattattattttttattattgaattactcatcaatttttatatatatataagtttgATCATTTTCCCTGAATTTATCTACATTTCATAAGATGTGAATTTTCATACCCTGTGAAGTATCcataaactttaatttaatttcgccGTAaactttttgataatatttctgTCCTTTTTCCtacaattgaattgaattcatattatGGCCTGGTGCCTCTTTAGTTTTTAAGTTAGTTGCTCAATAACTCACAATAAAGTCGGTTGAAGCCGTGTACTgttaaaaacgaaatatttgAGGTTTTCGTCTTTTATTCCAATCGGCTTCTAGCtccaattttcatgaactaccaCTCGAGAGTGAAGAGTTCATCAGATGCAAatcttattataacttgatggggaacagTCCAAAACAACTTTtcgtaaagtttatattctttaaaattggttattaaagaaaagtcatTTGACAAAATGGCTAATGGCAgaacggctaaactcgaacttaatactcacgttAAGGCTGTAGCATATAATATGATAAtgagatttttattgaaatgtatataatttttaaaaacgaatttaTCGTTGTATTGATGGACCATGATTCgacgttttgaaaaatttgctttaatttttgtttttacggCTAATTAAGCGATCTCTCGCATGAAAAACATGCTGCTGACATACTCTGTTGATGTCCGTGATTGTACAATGTGTATATTTTAAGTTGCAGATATCTAAGTAAGAAAGCAAAACATTAGTACGTTTTTAAGTAAAAAGAGTAATCAACAAACctttaattattttgaatgaaacgaaattttgtatacttgGTTTAGTTGGCGTTCCACGCCATGTTAGATTTACTGCTAGTTTGTCGCTTATCACAGATTTAATTGCGGCTCGCATAAAGGAAGGCATATCACTTCCCCCAACacgttgtattaaatttttctgaaaatgcataaatattaaataaattaatattatcgCTACAAAAACTACACCTAAAAAGAGAATGTAGGTTTATAGtagaaaagttttactaaaatattttagcaatTCCACATGATatgattaaacaaatttaaatttttataccctgcgccacactgtggaacagggtattataagttagtgcatatgtttgcaacacccagaaggagacgagatagacacatggcgtcgttgacaaaaatgcttagggtgggcttctgagtcgatatagccatgtccgtctatccgtgaacacatttttgtaatcaaaggattaggtcgcagtttaagcccaatcgacttcaaatttggcacaagtatgtgtttttggtcagaatagaaccctattgattttggaaggaatcggttcagatttagatatagctcccatatatatatttcgcccgatatgcacttatacggccctagaagtcagagttttaccccaatttggttgaaattttgcactaggagtacaatcggTAGTATAgtgaaatgtgcaaaattttattgaaatcggttcagatttagatatagctctcatatatatatttcgtccgatatgaacttatgcggcttagaagacagagttttaccccaatttggttgaaattttgcactaggagtacaattggtagtatagtctagtgtgccaatttttttttgaaatcggttcagatttagatataactcccatatatatatttcgtccaatATGAACTTATGCGgcttagaagccagagttttaccccaatttggttgaaattttgcactaggagtacaattggtagtatagtctagtgtgccaattttttttgaaatcggttcagagttagatataactcccatatatatctttcgtcccatATGAACTTATACGGCCATTAAAGCCagtgttttaccccaatttggttgaaatttgcacaggagtacaattggtagtatagtcacgagtgcaaaatttgattgaaatcggttcagatttagatatagctcccatatatatctttcgcccgatatgcatttatacggacctagaagccagagttttaccgcaatttggttgaaattttgcactaggagtacaattaatagttaagtcaagtgtgctaaattttattgaaatcggttcagatttagatatagctcccatatatagctttcacacgATTTTcagtcatatgacaacagagacaattttttttctccgattaatttgaatttttgcacagggagtagaattagctttgtaactatgtgtgccaaatttgactgaaatcggtttggatttagatatagcttccatgtacatatatgtttttctgatttaggtaaaaagggtcaaaataccaacattttcgagtttaagttcgagtttagccgctaaaatcgaaaaCGAATCAGTAAATACAATGTaatattagagaaaagtaaCCGATTTCAGTGGCTCAACtcaaacttaatactcaccttaacactgtgttttcttttgttttagaaaatgtcaTATTTCGAAGCAGAAATTGGAgtttaaaatgcaaaatttaaattaaattccataattttcaaaaatgtatgaacTCCTTTGTGCGAATGTGAAATGTAGTGCAATTGAgtacttaatttttattgaaatttttctgatttttagttcatgcaattcaattaaggaaaattttccctcatttggcgaaatgtaactaaaatcaacaattttatgaattaaatttaagttaaatctaattcgttgaaatttttttgaaggtaCTACTTAACGTCCTCATCTAAGAGAAGTTGGTCATCGAACTCTTTTAGTAGGTTTAACGAACAAATTGGAAGTGTCGGGAGGAGAGAGGTATCCGAGCTCCCAGGTCGGGACAATCGATTTtgctagaaataacatattgacaaaatttactgcacagaaaaaaaaagtgagctgttttataggaagaatgaactacctcgcacgaaaattgaactaaattttactccactttttgaaatttccacaaagcgttgttaaaaccaggaaattttaatggcctgttgtactttttaactgcaattgacgaaattacatcctctcatagaagaaaaaattaactaaaagtaaagtaccaaatttcagccggatcggatgaaatttgcttctcgtagaggctccgaaagccaaatttaggggtccgtttgtatgtgggctatacgtaaacgtggtgcgctatggcccattttcaataacatccgacctacatcaataacaactacttgtgccaagtttcaagtcgatagcttgtttcgttcggaagttagcgtgatttcaacagacggacggacatgatcagatcgactcagaatttcacctcgacccagaatatatatactttatgaggtcttagagcaatatttcgatgtgttacaaacggaatgacaaagttaatgtacccccatcctatggtggagggtataataaatacttaggtccagtttctcaatgtcttattattatttatcgtgtcgataaaatcccatacaaaaaaaaaatagtaaccaGTGGTCTATCTTCCGATTAAatattaatcggaggatgagaatcTTGccgttaataaataaattgtggaCATGTCAGTTGAAAACGACtgtttctatttaaaatgtgatttttacccatctgtgttgttgttgtagcccctTGGAGTTGGAATTCCCGTGTTTATAGGGAAATAGGCATACTCCAAATCCCATTTGGAGTATCTGTGTTGATTTAAACAACTGACGTccgtttcgtgttttgtttcactGGCGGTGTTGCCCAAAGATTATCTATTTCCCAAGAAGTACATATCGCTTGTTCTTTCTTGCCGATAGGTGCATGAGTTCATGTTCAAACCAAAGACAATCAAAGAGGaagacatgaattgggctttgatagtgttagtgacaagaaccagagattagccccatactTGTAGGAGAAGCACTtcgaacttactggtttgatgtagacaatttttattttgctattttctcGAAAGTTCCCGAAAATTTCTGTGTTgattgcactaaattattaataaaatgtttcataaagTGTTTTGGTTCttttaaaagttaaacaaattgctaaaataagcgaattagattttgttacgaatgcaaaattaaaagagaaaccgaaaaaaagttgtaacTACTTATCGAACAtgtatggggctaatctctggttcttgagaaaaaagaataacaacaTGCCCATTTCACGTCTTCTTCTTTGATTATGTTTGGTTCAAACATGTATGAAAGTATTTATTTGGATTTCGGTATGATATTTACGAAAGAAAGGAGGAAGCAAAAGTTATGAAAATTTGTCGATGGTTAAATTTAATAAGTAGGTCTGTTCCCCAATGTATGCGGTTAAAATGTTGGTCAATTGAAAGTTGGTGTGGAAGGAAATTTTCCCATCAATTATGTACAGGTAAGTTGACACCAAGGCTTagaagaaattttatctaaCAAGCTTCCATTTCTTTCATTAGGTTCACTAAATGCTTTATTAAATAATGGCAGTGCCTTAAATATTATGCAAAGCACAAATCGACATTCAGCTGAAATCTTAAGTGTTCCAAATGACTTTGAACCCGAAATGGGACCAAGTACTTCAATGGCTACAGGTCAAACTACAGCAGCCCAAGAGCAACAACATCATTTATCAGCTGCTAACATTAGTCAAAACACTTCGCCGCAACAAAATCAATCTCAGCAGGCATCAAACACTGCGGCATCAACACCGCGCCATAATGTTTTGTGTGTGCAACAGAACATCCCACCTTCTTTGCCTTGGGGCTATTTGGCTTTGTACCCATACAAACCACGAAAGAACGATGAATTGGAATTGAAAAAAGGTTGTGTTTATATGGTAACTGAAAGATGTTTGGATGGCTGCTTTAAAGGCAAGAATTGGAAAGATGTGAGTGGAATATTTCCGGGAAACTATGTGACACCCTTAAGAGCCAGGGATCAACAGCAACTAATGCATAGTTGGAAGTTAATTCCACCTGCAAATTGTGCCACCATATCGAGCCATATGCAAATGAGTAATCACACATTTAGCGGTAATCCAACACTACAACAACAATCAAATTATTCATCTTCAATGCGTCACGATTTGGAGAATATAAACGCCCGTCTGACCTTGGCAAATTTAACACCTCCCCAAGCATTGCCGCCTGATCTACCACCACATCATATGGGGGCAAGCACTGGAAATTCAAACATTCCACAACAAAATTTGTCTTCAAAGGAAACACGGATAAAGAAGCCCTCAAAGAGAAGCTAACAACTACAGGTTGTatttcatcctcatcatcatcatcgacaTCAACATCATCCGCTTCGGCGggattgaaaaaaactttttaacgcACATAAAATCAAGATCAAACTCGCCAGGGGCAGCAATAGTGGCTGCTTCAGCATTCCACAGCAAACACAAGTAAACCTACGCAGCAGCAACACCAACAATCACAAAGCGGAACACAACAACTCACATCAACAATTACTCCAGTGCATGTTAGGTAACTTTCTCTAcccatataaagttaatattacaatctttaatttttctttttgttacatCTTCAGGTCCGGCTCTTGTCCcagtcaaattttggaaaacaccCCCAATGAGCGCAACCGTattcataatgaaaataaagatGAATCATCTATAGCTAAAGTCCAACACCAGCAGCCACCGCAAGCGGGCTACGGTTCTCAACGCATAAAAACTGCAAAAGAAAGACCATCTTTAGAAAagtaaatgtaaaaatattttgattttataaactaatttttttgcttttaacaGTTCACGACTTCAATTGATTCTACATTACGCACTATTTATGCTAATGACATACAACAGCAATCGAATGTTATGCCTAACAAATGTGGCCAACAATTGCAACAAACAATCCCCCAGCGGCTACGGTCATACATCGTAACTCTCACTCTTTGGATGCCTCGAATCTTTCGCAAAtcctatttttatttactttgttcAAGTATGCATTTGATGGCATAGCCTAGTAAAATAAGGGCACAATATAATTGTATAATTGGTCGAATATAATTGGCGTATTAGATCCAACCAGGCTAATGAATAGTTTTATGTTGGTTTCTTGCTTCATTGCTTATTTtgatagattaattttggcggaATTGAAAACTTGAACTTTAatgcataataataataataataaattatatagaTTTTAGTTATTCGTTTATTAATCGAAATGCTTCCTTAATTATacacttaatattttctatactttTTAAGTTGATATATCTCtgttaaattatatataatgtactttacacacacacaccttaccTAAATACGAATCCCAATGTTGATGCTTTAATGTATTACTTTGTAAATAGTATTTGGTAATCCAAGCTATCGCAActtgcaaaataacaaatttcacGTGTTTTATGAAACTtatcattttttaatatatatgtataaatggaaaattaatttactaaCTTTTTATATGTCGACCTTCATTAAAGTAAGTAAGGAAGTTCAAATTTGTGTTCAGCACAAAGCTCATTTTTCGTCAACGAACatgtaaattttcgattttggagTGAAAACAATACCAGACATATTGCAAAAGCTACAAATGCCAGGACATTCCTATGAATATTGGCAGTGGCAGCGAGAAGATATCCAATTTTTTTACCCAAAATGCAAGAGCTTAACAAGCATGACATGTGGTTTAAACAAGACGATATATATATCGTCTTGTTATATATATAACGTCTTGTTTAAACCACATGCCATGCTTGCCAAACTCTTGCATTTTgggcaaaaaaatttgatatcttcTCGCTGCCACTGTCAATATTCATAGGtatgtatatatacatacatacatgaaTACAAACATGTTCAACTTAAAGGCAGGTATTAAGTTCGCTTTATCGCGCTAAATCAATTTTTCCTCATatcattcaccttgaagttattatcaaatttgaaaaacaagttATGTTATTCTgttttatagatttatttttgcttttagcggctaaattcgaCCTTAATACACACCTTAAgtctttacaaaatctaaatgaAAAACATCGTACTTACCAATTGTGTAAAATTAACGGCTttcgaatttaatattttaataaagttatgacaacaagtaatataagaaaacaatttgttaaaaactttctcaaattaAGTTATAACAGcaagcaaaatttttgcaaacattttgttggcTAGTCGCATTCAgagtattttaattataaagggtgatttgttaagagcttgataactttttttttaaaaaaaacgcataaaatttgcaaaatctcatcggttctttatttgaaacgttagattggtccatgacatttactttttgaagataatttcatttaaatgttgaccgcggctgcgtcttaggtggtccattcggaaagtccaattttgggcaactttttcgagcatttcggccggaatagcccgaatttcttcggaaatgttgtcttccaaagctggaatagttgctggcttatttctgtagactttagacttgacgtagccccacaaa
It includes:
- the LOC142228734 gene encoding uncharacterized protein LOC142228734, which translates into the protein MERRGRCQLCQQNHLFKRCPEFRWMLPEERREAAKKSQVCLNCFTDWHKRAECTSENRCSVCGRRHHTMIHRDEINASSSTLEELPQNPTAQDLKGYTIEAITKHSAQGVISFHEVAQAYRQTANVGSTPRSEEARAQVERVQGVATQTSYLLRRITEYRPAIKPHGENCVAIAPVILCDIQAKKKALTVTLVLNPRVKISHIRYDVVEDLPYRAKWVKNVSYGVFQIKTKHGKSWLQDLAIVDKIQMSTPSPVDHQLLPFLLESHGVHRGMWAHPMPHDFGVIHGVIGRDLYSKVLKGLRAPLDYYPNVKVQNTEFGVVIEGCICDSRQH
- the LOC142228736 gene encoding uncharacterized protein LOC142228736; translation: MGFGVCLFPYKHGNSNSKGLQQQHRWKNLIQRVGGSDMPSFMRAAIKSVISDKLAVNLTWRGTPTKPSIQNFVSFKIIKDICNLKYTHCTITDINRVCQQHVFHARDRLISRKNKN
- the LOC142228735 gene encoding uncharacterized protein LOC142228735 is translated as MRLKCWSIESWCGRKFSHQLCTGSLNALLNNGSALNIMQSTNRHSAEILSVPNDFEPEMGPSTSMATGQTTAAQEQQHHLSAANISQNTSPQQNQSQQASNTAASTPRHNVLCVQQNIPPSLPWGYLALYPYKPRKNDELELKKGCVYMVTERCLDGCFKGKNWKDVSGIFPGNYVTPLRARDQQQLMHSWKLIPPANCATISSHMQMSNHTFSGNPTLQQQSNYSSSMRHDLENINARLTLANLTPPQALPPDLPPHHMGASTGNSNIPQQNLSSKETRIKKPSKRS